CACTGCTGAACACCCCGGGAATAAAGGAGAACAGAGAGGGAAGGGTTTTTCCTTAAATACAGGCGTTTACTCATGTGTGTGTCTTGTGGTGTGATGGTGCAGGGACCAACCATCCCAAAGGTCACAGTAAGATCCCCCAAATattcccagcagtgcaggctggacagagcttggagcagcctggcgTAGGAGAAGATTCCCAGCTCATGCCAGGAGGTGGAACtgggtgagctttaaggtcccttcaacccaaatcattccaggaTTCCCTGATTCTGTGAGATGTCGATCCACAGCTGAGCCCcatcctttctcctcctcctggctcagctctgcgagcagcacaaggaaaagcagGTGCAGGTTCCAATCCACATTCCAGGTTGAGCTGCactccagagctgtgctgaagaAATGTCATAACATGCCCTTGAACACAGAGTTATCCTTCCTCCAAAATACTTAATTACCAACGGTTTGTTGCCCTTGCTGATATTATCCTCCTGGAATGAGTTATGCAGCATCCCTCAATgaataaggaaattaaaagaaaaataaataaatcagagttttaacagcaaaatgaaaagaatcCATGAAATTGCTCGCCCTCCTCCAGACTTTATTGTTTACAAAAGTTTGACCAGCAACAAATAACCACGTTCACACCAACGTTACTCCCTTAAAACCCCTGGGGGGATCGTTCCCGCTGCATCCATCCTTTGGCTCCCGGTTCCTGGGGGATGCTCCCAGCCCTGCGGATCTCACATCCCTGCTAATTCCAGGTGTGCGCCCggattccagcagctcccactgagAGCGTTGTCACAGAGCTGTCACCCCCCCACCAGCCTGACCCTTTGCACTCTCCAGCTAATTCCGGAGCCTTCCCATTTCCCGCAGATTCCAGCTGCACAGGGATCCCTCCAGTCCTTTACCAATGCTTCCCTGTCGGGCCTTGAGtcaaggagggagaggaggagcgGGTTCTGCATATTCAGCACTTGACCCTGCCTTTTCCCAGGCAGAAATTCCAACGGGACCTCTGTAGGAGAGATCCCGACAGCTCCCCTGGGCATTCCTTGCCATTGtggctcctctcctctcccctaGGCGATGTGTGTTTGTAGTTACCAAATGCAAATCACATTTCCCACCCTCCTGGCTGGAGTTCTCACTCCACAAGATCCTTCCCggttgggttattttttttcttccctctcaccAGCTCGTTTTGCAATGCTCGGCGAAGTTCGCAGCCCCTCCCGGTGTCACCTCGCTGTGATCTGGGATGCGCTGGGAGATGGATGGAGGGAAGGCATCGAAGCAATCCTAATTTAGTACCTGCAGCCCTCAGGACACGGCAACTGCGGCTGTTTTGCAGCCCGGCAGCTGAATCTCCTTTTTCTGAGGAATGCCGGGCGCTGACCcctaattgcattttaaaaggaaaactcGAGATTACTTTTGGCCTTGGGCAGCTGCGGTTTTCCAGGCGCTCTCGGAAGGGAGACGGCAGCAGGCAGAGCCGGTCAATGGCGCATTAACAACTGATAAAGAGGGTTAACTCACTCCTGGCACTCCCCGAGCTCGGGCTCGACTTCCAGCCCCTGCATCCTCTCGGTCCACCTCTGATTCCTCCCCTGCTCACACAGAAACCTGGAGCACATTAAGGGGAGGGGATGTTTTACAAGAAAAGCTCATGAGTTGATTCCGTGACCCAGCAGAGACCATTAAAAATGATGGAATGGATATGGAAATGAGTAATCGTCCAGCTGGGCTCGGGCTGAGAGCGGCCAGCTCCAGTCaatgggaaacaaaaagaaagcggagctgctggagccttcAGGAAATGCGGGGAACTGCAGGAATCCATCCGAGGATTCCCATCCCATTTACCTGCCCTCCTGGTGCTCTGGAGTCTCTCCAGCACCTGTTTGGACTCATCCTTTTTCTCCAAAGGCTGCACCAGCAGGAATCTTGTCCCATCCAAGTGCTTGGCCAGATTCCGTGCTAAGGGAAGTGTGGGAGCCCTCATCCCCGGCTCCCAACCCCTTGCTGTTCACACACACCCTTGGCTCATCCAGCCCACATTCCCAAGGATCAGAAAATAACGCTGgactgccccaaatcccaggcAGCCAGTTCCCAGCCACAGACCTGAGGAAGCAGAGGataaagcaggagctgaggaagggaggaaggcaAGGATGTGTAATTAAAGATAAATCTGGGCcagtgagaagcagaaagagtTGAAAGTGAGCTGGTCCTCAGATGTGTGAAAGGAAAAGTATGGACATGGGGCTTTATAGACACAGGACTCTCCTTACAAACTCTTTCTCCACTACCAGCTCAGAAGGATGTGGAGGAAATATTGTCCTAGAAAACAAGGCACAGAGAGTcataacatttatttaaaaaccaaCACCAGGATCCCACTTACAGGAAGTACAGAAACTAAAGATTATTTCTTGCTTCCCTAAGGCCCTAGAGTTGTGTCCCCTCTCCAGTCCAGAATTCCAACACACCTGGTCCCAAAGGGTGGAAAGAGTGGGCTGAGGACCTCAGTGGGCCAGAAGGATGGGCAGGAAGGACAAGCTGTGAGAATTTCACGTGATGAGTGGCTCCCACCTCCCACATGGGGACGGAAGCTACAATGATGCCATGGCTGGGTTGTTAACACAAGGTCAGGGGTGAGTTTGCCAGGCTGCCCAGGTAATCCACCCCTGGCAGGTTTGGGTTGTCCAGACTGCCCAATTTTGGCATCCCCCAGGACCTCTCCTGTCCCTGGTGTCTCTGCCATCAAGGAGAGCAGCATCATCTCCATGCAAAAGGGTTCTGGAGCAGTGTTTTCCCCTGAGGAGGCGCATCCTGGATGGGCCTACAGCAGAATCCTGTTCCCAAAGGAGCTGCCCATGACCCCCTCATCTGAAACAGCCGTgatccatccctgcagccttctCCCAGTGGATAACTCTACCCCCTCCCATCCATCACTCTTGGCTTTTAGGGCACTGTCAGAATCCTCCTGCAAAGGGACAATGGCAGCCCAGGACCCCTGTTTCCCCCGGGAGAAAGGGGCCTGTAGAATGATCAATGGCTTTTCCCGGCTGGAGACAGAGGGCTGGccactggctgcaggagggcagctctttgtcctgccctgagctctgggttggaagggaccaaaGGCTTCCCGAAATCTTTCAGTCTGAGGCTTTCCATGAGAAACCAGGCTTCCTGCACAGCCTCCTCCTTGCTGGGGGCATCCCTTGGGATGCGCTCCTGGTGTCCAGCCGTGCCTGGTGGGTGCCGGCGTGGGTTCTCCTGCTCATTTGCAGACGTGTCTCTCCAGGCTGCGCCGGCAGCGCCTGCACACCACGGAGCAGCACCAGCGGTAGCGGCAGTGGCAGCGCTCCTGCACCTCCTCCGTGTAGGTGTTGTAGCCACggccacagcacagcaggtcACAGCTGTCACTGCCCACCGAGCTCCTGTTGCACGGCCTGTGGAGAGATGTGTGACCTGGGGAcctgccctcccagcccctggcctcTCCTGGAGTTggtgtgctcagagcaggaggcagcaggaacacagaatcatggaatggttgggttggaagggattttaaaaatcatcctgTACCACCCCGTggcatgagcagggacatcttctgCTATCCCAGGTTGCTACAAGACCCTTCCAACacagccttggacactgccaggggtccaggggcagccacagcttctctgggcagcctgtgccaggtagtccccaccctcacagggaagaactcCTTCCCAATATCTCATCTAACCCTctcagtgggaagccattcccccttgtcctgtccctccatcccttgtcccaaatccctctccagctaTCCTGGAACTCCTTTAGGCAGTGGAAAGGTCTCTgagatctccctggagccttctcttctccaggtgagcactcTCAGCTCTtgcagcctggctccagccctcagagcatctCCATGGCCAGATGTGGACTTGTTGAACAAGTCCATGCCTGTCTTGTGTTGGGGGCCCCAGACCTGaatgcagcagtgcaggtgggGTCGCACAAGACAGGGATTCAGGGATCTGCTGCATGCTCGCCCCAGCCCATCCACATCAGCTTCCCAGGGCACTCAAACCCAGTGGTACAGACCCTCCTGGAAtcagaggctgagtccttcctacctgtcctgtgtccccagggaacCCAGCTGGGGGTTTGGCGTGCAGTAGTCAGGAGAGTTGATGAGATAAACCAGATCCATCTCTGTCACTGGCCTGGCATCCCCTTCCTTGGGGATCAGCTGCTTCCTGGGGCCCAAGAGCCGATGGGTCACCTTGAGGGCTGCCAGGTACCTGGATTTGAGCTCAGAGGCAATTTCACCCAGGTCTGGCAGCCCTTTCCAGCAGGTCTTCACTGAGCAGGAGCCTGAAACCCCGTGACATTTACACCTGGTATCCAGGGAGTCACTGagcacctgcagagcacagggaaacaGGTTGAGTTTGCTCTCTCCTGGTACCACCCCAGGGACTGACTCCCAGGGGCACCCATGGAGAGTTTCAAGGGATGAAAGAGCTCAGAGCTGAATATAATGGGGCAATCAGAGGATCAGCCCTGCTCCAGTCTCTTCTGATAAGAACCTGATCCTTGGGGAacttcccagaggagctggcagcGGGGCTGGATCTTCCCAAGGCCCTCACCTGGGGAACAGGAGTGGATGGAAGCACAAAGACCAgatgggctgtggggagcccaGCTGGAGTGGGGCAGGATGAGCTCTGTCTCCAGTGAGGAAGATGGAAAGAAGCACTGGTGTGAAATATCAGATAACTGGGAATACTGGTGTGAATCGTCAGATGTGCTGGTTGTGAAAAGGATGCCTGGGGGTGGGCAGCAGAGTGTGTGAGGGGGTGTCTGCTAACACAGTTTTTAACCATTTCGTTGCCTCCTGATGTTCAGGACGTCCCAAAAACCTGGCTGGCATCTGCTGCCTTAAATTAGGGACCTCTGCCCCTGCTGCAAGGGGCGCTGGGCTCCATCTACCCCACGGGACTCAGACCCACTGTGTCACCCCTGGGCAGTCCTGGGGGGGCTCAGCTCCACTGTGTGACCCACTGCAGAGTCCCAGGGGGCTCACACACCCCATCCCAGACCGCAGCAGCCCTGGTGGGCTCCGTATCCCCCATCCCAACCCGCAGAGCCCGGGGCTCCCGCACTCACCGCCCGTCCCACGGCTCCGTTGTGCCGGTTCACGGCCCTGAGCCCGGGCGCGCCCCCGGTGCCGGCTCTGCCGGAGCCGTCGGTGAAGGCGGCTCCGAGCTGGAGGCCGTGGCTCAGGTTATCCCCGCAGCCGCCCCAGCGGGAGCCGGGCGCGGGGGGCtcggaggggccggggccgcaGGAGCACAGCGGGAGCTCCCCGGAGGCGCAGGAGCGGGCGATGCCCTGGGCCACGGCTGCCGCTGCCAGTGCGTGCACGAAGGCGGCTTCCCGTGTTCCTGCGGAGAAAACAGGGAtatttccttcctccctgcccaaCCACGCTCGCACACCTCACAGTGCGAGGAGTTTCTGCAGGTCGAATTGCAGCAGGATAAACCCGAgcccttttaatttttgtgttttaaccTGTGCGCCCTGCATCACACTGCCCGTGTCCAGCCTGTATCCTCACCTCTTCCCCCGCTCTTTTTGGAGCTGTTTGAAGTGGAAGTTACTGTCTATCACCTCTCCTAGACGGAACTCACGCGGGACTAACCCCACGTAAATGCAGGATATTTACTCCAAAACAGAAATCCAAGGCAGAGGCGACCGCGGAACGCTCCCGGGGCAGAGCCGCAGCAGCGCCTCGGCGGGAGGAGCATCCCTTACCTGTGAGCAGGTCGGGGCCGAAGCTGGGGGCCCTCTGGATGGAGGAGCAGTTCCACCTCATGTCGGCAaagctctgctggcacagctgctgtgtccGGCGGGCGGCGCGGACGACGCTGGGCATCACCTCCAGGTGCCGGcggcacagctgcagctgctccggCACCATCAGCCGGCAGTGCTGGCTCTCGTTCCAGGACACCCCGCTGCTCGCCAGCCCGCTGTGGGGAGAAGTGAGGGTCACTGAGGGGGCCACGGAGCCCCGAGAGACCGCCAAGGAGGGCTCTGGAAGGAGAGATCCCTCCGTACTCACAGCCACTGGATGGCTGCGGACAGgcccagctggcacagcagcgccgtggcggcggcggaggggcgGCCCATGGCCGGGAATGGGGTTGGGATGGGgactgggagcagggctggggctggggcaggggctgggagcagggctggggccgCTCGGCCCCACCACCCCTTTTGTAGGAGCGGTGGTGGCAGGTCCTGCCCCCCGGGGAGGGGAACAAAGGCGGTTTCGGTGCCATTCACAGGGTTAGGGAcaaggaggggctggagggaggtcCAGCTGTCACTAGCAGTGGCTGTCCCCAAACAGCACCTGGGAGGGGGTTGAGGGATGAGCCGCTGCAGGATgtttcccccagcactgccaaggccaccgcTGACCATGTCCCCAAAGCGCCACATTCACATGGATTTTAAGTCACTGCAGGGgtgtgactccaccactgcagTGGGCAGACTTTCCATGAGAAGTTTTCCCTAGTATCCAGCTAAAACCTCCTCTGGCATAGCTGGAGTCTGtgtcctcctgtcctgtcccttgtcccctggGAACAGAGCCCGACCCCTCTGTAGCTGCACCCTCCTTTGAGGTCAGCACAGATTCatattctctccttttttttccccccttaattttccttacagaaagcttgaaaaagcacattttccttGACCAAGAGGAGTGCACATCCCTGAGCTGGCACAGGCACCAGCCCTGAAGTGCCAGCAGGGGCTGCCCGAGGTGCCACGGGAGGGGACCAGGGCTGGCACGTGCCTGTCACAGGGTGCATTTCTCGGGATCTCTCCCTCCTAcaagcacaaaaccaaaagtgCTGCTTGGAGCCCGTGAGGAACCAGGTAGGCCGGGATTTTCCCACAGTGGGAGGTGACATTTGACACAAGCCCAGCTGACCCCAGGTTTTGGAGAGGGTCACAGGTTGAAAACCACTTTTAGGCTTTCACTTTCTCCCTTGCTGTGCTACTTCCCCTCTCTCTGGAAGGTGCTTTTCCTTGACAGAACCAAACTGAGCATTGAATTTCATCCCCCCCGTGACCTCTCACCTTGACAGGACGTGCTTGGGTGGTTGATCATTGTTCCCTCATGACCTTCCTTTGACTTGGGATCACTAAAACCAGAACACACAGCTTGAGTCTTTGTCCTTCCCAGAGTATTCCCTTGGGATGCAAAGGCCACGGCTCATTGTGCTGGAGCAGTGGCCCTAGAGGAAGGGTCCCAGGCCACTCTCGAATCCCAAGCTGTTACAAGGGGATTGGTTAaagggcagagagaaaaggaggaacaCAGGGATAATCCAAGTCTATACTCCCTAAACACCAAACCTGATGTTTTGGATTATGTCTCTTGTAGCTCCCAGCTTAACTCCTCCTCAGGGTGTGGATGGTGTCCTGTTTTGGGACCTGGAGGATCTCCAGAGGGTTGCCAGGACATCACTGGAGTTGGATGACAGCTGGGAAGGCACCTGAGTTCCCAGGGGCTCTGAAGCTGTGAAAATGgtcaggagaagctgctggggagcaggaatGCAGAGAGAAACCACTCCAGgatgggctggcaggagggaaTTCCCTTCACAGGTGATGGGAGCTGTGATCAGCACCAGGACAGCGGGGCTTAGTCCCACCCCATCCCTTCCTGTGGGATGGGAGTTCACCCTGGGAACTGGGCAAGAGACgcagggccagcacagggaaCTGTGCACCGATGTCACAGCCTGCCACCTCCCACCAGAGGTATTTTTACCAATCCCTCTTCACAGGAAAGTTTTGTAATGACTGAGTAGTAGGAAAAACACAAACTCTTCCTTTTAAAGCAAAGCCAGCCCTCTTTTGAACGTCAATTCCTCTTTTTAGCTCAATCCTTGGAACAGACAAGGAGGGTGAGTGCTTAAAAtacctcttccttccccttccaagctgggctggctctgtgGGAGGGAGGCCAGAGGGGATTCCCAGGCCAGGAGAggcttcccttccccagctgggGCTTCAGTGGCAGGGGGGAGACCAAAGGAGCTGGGAGAACATCGGGAAAGTTTTCACGCCTGCCTGGTGTTGGccatcctggggacacagggtggggacagctccaggagggCCTAAAGGGACAGAGCTGGTGCTGGGTCAGAGCTCCTGGGATGAGGCTTTAGTGGAGGAATAGCAGAGAGTTGTCCTGGAGGGCCAAAGGTTGGTGTCCCTTGCTCCTGGGACTCGGACAGAGACCAAAGCAAACACCTGTGAGTGGTTTGTGACCCGTGTGAGCACACGGCGTCCCCGTGTactgtcccagctcccagtggCCTGTGACTCCCAGGCTCAGGAGGGGCAGATCCAAGGACCTTCCAGGGGTTCTCCTGCCACCAAAGTGTCCCCTCAGACCCCGATGACCTCGGTTGCCCAACTCACCCTCACCTACCAACAAACCCCGTGAGGAAATATCCCTTTGGGTGgaggctgtgccagtgcagtGACAGTGACGCAGGGGGTGGTGGCACATGGTCATGTGGCACTGACGTTCCAGCTCCTGACACAGCCCGGGGGCCAGGGATGAGATTCCTACTGCTGTTGGTGGACACTGGGAGCGTCCCGTCCCCTCTagaggctggggacagtgggatgGTCACCCTGGGAGGCAGGAGCCCTTCCTGCCACGGAGCTCGGCTTTCCTTCAGGGAAACCATCCCCTTCCTCTTTCCAGGGAGCATGGGACAGGTACTGAGAAcaggctgggggtggcagggaCCTGATCCTGCAGAGCCACTTCCCAGTGTCACCTGtccccacagcatcccaaaTCTGGGAAGCAGGAACAGCGGATCTGCATCTGCTGCGAGGACGCAACACGGGGTGACACTTCCCTGtgacagagctgcctgtgcccacgGCAGTGTCCCCTTGCAggcagcccaggcacagccGGGAAGGGAGGATCCAGCTGCAGAACATGTGGCACATCTGTCCCCCCCTAGCTCAGGGAGGTGACGCTGCAGAGGCAGCGCAGGGCTCTGCAAGGCGAGGGGGGACCCGG
The genomic region above belongs to Sylvia atricapilla isolate bSylAtr1 chromosome Z, bSylAtr1.pri, whole genome shotgun sequence and contains:
- the LOC136373894 gene encoding protein Wnt-11b-like; translation: MGRPSAAATALLCQLGLSAAIQWLGLASSGVSWNESQHCRLMVPEQLQLCRRHLEVMPSVVRAARRTQQLCQQSFADMRWNCSSIQRAPSFGPDLLTGTREAAFVHALAAAAVAQGIARSCASGELPLCSCGPGPSEPPAPGSRWGGCGDNLSHGLQLGAAFTDGSGRAGTGGAPGLRAVNRHNGAVGRAVLSDSLDTRCKCHGVSGSCSVKTCWKGLPDLGEIASELKSRYLAALKVTHRLLGPRKQLIPKEGDARPVTEMDLVYLINSPDYCTPNPQLGSLGTQDRPCNRSSVGSDSCDLLCCGRGYNTYTEEVQERCHCRYRWCCSVVCRRCRRSLERHVCK